Part of the Pirellulales bacterium genome is shown below.
GGGTCTTCTGTTGAATCAACCGGTTCAAATTAATGGCTTGGGCCGCCGCCGTCGGATCATCGCTCGGCAGGGTCAGCCGCTGTCCCGTGGACACCTGGCTCTCGAGCTGCTGCAAGCCGATCTCATCGGCCTGCAACTGCGCGTTGAGCCGCTGGGTGGTCAGCAGATCGCTGACTCGCGTGGCAGGAATGGGAGCGATGGCGGTCATGAGTTTTTAGAATGCCTAACAAATCCGGCTGGGAGAAGGGGACAGTCCCCGTTTTGCTCCGCCGACCATCGCGGCGATGGTGCCCGCGCAAACGCGGGACAGTCCCCGCCGGATTTGTCAGGCATCCTTATAGCTGGACTAAATCGTTCAACAATTGGCTGAGCGTCGCTATGTATTTCGCCGAAGCCTGAAAGTTGCGCTGATATTGCAGCATGTTCACCGTTTCTTCGTCGATGTTGACGCCGCTGATGGATTGCTGTTGGCCCTCGAGCGAGGCGGCGAACGTCGCGGCGCTATCGCTGACGCTCTTGGCGACGCTCGATCCCTGGGTGACGCTCGAAGCGATCTGATCGTACAGGTTCGACATCGTCGCGCCGTTTTGCGAGGCCAGCGGCAAGTCCTGGAATTGGGCGAGTTGCTGCGCCACATTCGTATCGACCCCCACGCCGCCGCTGCTCGCAGCGAAGGTCGACGGGTCTTGGACGACGGCGCTGTTCACCGCGATTCCCCGCGCATCGGATCCCGTGAAAAACGTGTTGATTCCCAGTGCCGCCAACGTCCCGCTTGTGTCTCCGGCGAAGGCCACCTGTTGGTCGGCCGAAGTGGTGCTGATCGTGAGTTTGCCTTCGGGCGTCGTTGCCGCGGACAGTCCGCTGATCGAGTTCAATTGTGATGCGAGATTGGAGAGCGAGGTATCGCCGGCGAGGCCGTTTTCGGTAACCTGCACGTTGGTCGTCTGCGTCAGCCCGGTGGCCTTGTTATAGACCAGCACTTGAAACGTGCCGCTCGACGGCGAGTTTTTGAGCCCCGTGGCATCGAGCGCCGTGTTCACATCGTCCACCGGCGTGGTGCTCGTCACTTGGCTATAGCCGTTCAATCCTTGACCGGTTGAATAGATCTTGTTGAACTCATGAGCCAACGTGCCGGCGAATGAATCGAGCTGATCGAGGAACCCGCCGAGGATCTGATCGCGAGAGTTGATCAGCCCTCCCACTTCGCCGGAATTGATGGCTAGCTTCGAATCGGTCGCGGCCAGACGAATGTTCGCGGCCGACAGCCCGCGATCCGAGGTCGTATCAACTTTGACCTGCCGGACCTGTCCCTCGGAAATGAGATAGTCGCCGCCGCTGTAGACATTCACCGTTCCGTCGGGCTGGACCGTCGTCGTGATGTTGATCAGCTTCGACAAGTCGGAAAGCGCTTGGTCGCGCTGGTCGCGGAGACCGACCGCCTGGCTCGAAGTGGTATTGCCCCCTTCGGCGTCGGCGATTTGAACGTTGAGCTTGCCCACTTGGTTGAGCAGGCTATTGATGTTGCCGGCGTCTTGAATCACTTGGTCGTTCAAGTGCGAGCGAAGTTGGCTGGCTTGCGACGCCAAGTTATTGAGAGTGCTGGCCACCGTCTGCCCCTTGAGCACCGCGAGATTGCGAGTGGGAACATCCTGCGGCGAATTGAGCACTTGCGCAATGCTCGAAGTGAAATCGGTCAGTGACGTGCCGAGATTCGAGCTGTTCAATTCACCGAACAGGCTCTCGAGCTGCTGGTAGGTTTGCGTGCTCAGGGCAGTGCTCGTTTGATCGCTGGCCGCGCCGCGAACGCGTTGGTTGAGGAACTGATCGACTTCCTGTTGAATCGCATGGATTTGAACGCCAGTGCCCAATAGCAATCCGCCGACTTGCTGCGAGGGACCAGCGGCGAGATCCACCACCTCGCGGCTGTAACCGGGGGTGCTGGCGTTGGAGATATTCTGGCCGGCGACCTGCAATCCAATTTGTTGGATTTGCAGAGTATTGCTGGCCATCTGAATGGAGCTGAACAGCGACATCGCGCTCGATCCCGGTGGAAATTGGCCAGAATGGCTAGGCCGCCCGGTCTACCAGGAATCCGCCGGACCTGGCGGAATCGTCCTTTTCATATGTCGGCTGTAGTCGGCCGCCAGTAGCGATAATCTCCAGCACTTGAGAAAGATGAATCAGCGTCCGCTGCACGAGTACCCAATTTGTCAGGCTGTGGTGCTGCAAGAGCCGCATACGAGCAGTCGCTTCGCGAAGCTTTGGGCTCAAGTTTTTGCGCTGGGACAGCGGCAGCGCCGCCGCCAGGCTCTTCAAATCGTTCGCTGGCAATCCTTCGGCCGCCGCCTGTGCTAGCAACTCGAGGCGTCGCTCCTGGCAGGCTTGCAGCCGGCCGATTAGTTCTTCTTCCCGGCTGCGCAGGGCTTCCATCGCTAGCGTGTCGGAGGTGAGCAGTCGATGACGCTTATCGGAGAGCACGCTGAGCAATTCGGTTTGAATATCCGATAGCTCGGCCAATAGGCCGGCCAGTTCTGACTCCCAGGCGATTATCTGCGTTGGCATGAAATGCTCGAAGTGGAAAGGTTCGGGGTTCGGGACTCGAGACTGGGGAGGCGGGGTTCCGGGGAAATCGCGGCTTAGGGCCGCGCGCTACGAATCCCGAATCCCGCGTTGTTATCAGCGATTGCCGGCTTGCATCTGCGCATTGAACAGTTCGAACATCTGGCCGGTGAATTGGCTAGCGTTGGCTTGCGACATTTTCTCGGAGAGCACCTGATCCAATTGCCCTTGGAAGGCTTCTTCCGCCCGGCCGCCGTTGAAATAGGCCGTCTTGCCGACGGTCTTGTGCATTTCGTGCAGCAGTTGGCCGTAGAACGATTGGCCGACGAAGGCGTCGAACTTTTCGCGCACCTGGCTCTGATCGGCCAATTGCGCGCCGGTGCCGGGCGCGCCGGTCGGCGGCTGCATCGAGAGATACTGATTGGCCAATCGTTGCGTTGCCGCCAGCGAGTGATTGGCATGTGACTCCGCCAAGCTGGCCGCGCTCATCGACGAGATGCTTCCAATGCTCATGAAATGTTCCGATGGATTGGCCTCGAAGCGCGCTCCCCTTCGCTGCGCTTCGGGTCGCGGCTAAACGGTCCGATGCTGTGCTTCGTGCTTCGTTGGCGACTATTCTATAATCAATTGCCCATGGAGTTTGCCGTCGCGATCGAGACCTTTGACGATGTCGATCACGTCTTCCGGCGGGACCTTGAGCGTGTTGAGCGTATCGACGAGCGCCTTGAGTTTCGGTGTTGGCGTTGAACTGGTCTCAATCGGCACGAACCGACTGGCCGGCGGGGCCGTCGATTGGCCGGGCCCGGCAATCTCGATCACCATGTTTTTGTGCGTAATCACGACCGCGCCGATTTCGACGTCGCCGCCGAACACGACCGTTCCCGACCGCTGATTGATCACGACTCGCGCTTCGGTTTGCGGCTCGAGCATCGGGAGGCTCAAGACCTGCGAGACGAACGAGACCGGCTTGTCCTTGTATTGCGGCGGGATTTGCACGACGACGTTTTCTTGGTTCACCGCCTGAGCCAGTTCGCCGGAATGCGACTGAAAGCCGAGTTGGCCGTTGATCAACTCCGCCACATCCTCGGCCACCTGAAACTCGGCATGATTGCGGTCGAGCACGATCGTAATCTTGCCGTCCTTGACGAACGGATTGAAAAAATCCTCTTCCAGCCGGCAGCCTTTGAACACTTTACCGGTCGTCGGCGACTTCGGATCGTCGAGATGAATCGATCCCTGGGCGAAAGCATAGACGCGTTCGCTTTCGATCTGCGGGCCTTGTAGGGCGGTGATGAAGAGTTGCCCGCCGGCCAGGCTCTTCGCGCCGCCGATTGAGCTGACTGTGCAATCGATCGTATCTCCCTGTCGCGCGCCGGCAGGCGGCACCGTGGCCGTCACGATCACCAGGCCGACGTTCTTTACGTCTTCCTTGAGTTCGAGCGGCCCGCGTTTCCCCGTCGGGGTGCCCATCAACTGGATCGCTCGGGCGAGGCTGCGCACGGTCGGCAGCGAATTGGCGTTGTCGCCGGTCCCCTTCAGGCCGACGACGATCCCTAAACCTTGGAGCGTGTTCTCCTCTTGCCCCTTGACGTGACAAATGTTCTTTAGCAGCGTGCGAGCGTTGGCTTGCTTGCCGGTAAATAGCAGCGCCATTGTCGCGAGCAACGCGAAAAACAACGGCGACGAGGGAAAGTCGAGGCAGCGACGATCGCTCGCCGGGCGCCTTTGACCACCATAGTGCATCGCACGTCGCTCAATCATTTTTTCACCTAAAGTCCTGACTTCCGCTTGCGCGTCCTCTAGTCCCTAGCCCGGAGTCCCTAGTCCCTAAAAAATCGAGAGTCGATCATAAAGCCGCGTGAGCCAGCCGCGGCGGTAGCCGTCGCGTACGTTGCCCACTTCCTTCTTCTCGATCATCAACTCGGCGATGTTCTGGCTAAGGACCGAATTATTCGGAAGCACGTCTTCGCGACGAATCACGCCGGAGAGCGACGCCACCCAGATGTCTTCATTGACTTGAATCTTGTGGTGAGCTTCGATGATCAGGTTGCCGTTCGGCCGAATGTCGACGATCTCGGCGGATATTTTGAACGTCAGAGCGTCCTTGGTTTGCAATTCGGCGTCGGCCTGATATTGGCTGTCGAGCGTGCCGTTGGCCTCGGGCTGGCCATTGCTCATCGGCGACGGCTTGATCGACCAGCCGTCGAGATGAATCCAGTTCTTCAACTGGGCGTCGTATTTCCCGGTTTTTCGGCGGTCGAGTTGTCCCGAGCTGGTCACGGCGGATTTCTCGTCGACGTAGATCGTGATCAAGTCGTGCAGCCGCACCTGCGCCGGCGGGTCCGACTTTTGAAACAGCCAGGAACTCGACGACAGCCGCAATGCGTCTTGGTCGTTCGCCGGCAGATCGTGATGAAACAAGCTCGAATTCTGCCCCGGCGCTCGCGCGGCGCAGAAAATCGCCGCCGCCACGATGACCAGCTTGATCGCCAAGCTAACAACCAGCCACACGCGCAACCCGCGGCGCAGGGCGGCGCTCGTTTGCGATTTCGTTCGGCCGATTGAAATGATCGAGTTCAAGGTTATTCGCTCCGCGTGGTTTTATTCTCGCGATCGGCCGTGAACGCCGCGGGCGAAGTCGTCGCCGCGCCGCCGAACACTTCGACTTCGTCCAGCCCGCAGACGCGCGCCAAAAAAGACTTCCGATCGAGCATGGATTCCACGTTGACCAACTCTCCATGCGCGCCGTTTTCATGCGCTCGGGCCGGCATTCGGACGACGATCCCCGCGTTGCGGCCGTATACGGTGACCACCTCGCCGCTATGCACCAGCACCTGCGGGCGAACATAATTGGCGTCGAGCGTTTGGCCTGGCGCGATGGCTTTCACTGCTTCCTTGCCGACCACTTCCTCTGCCGTTTGAAAGGCGCCCGTGACCGATGTGTTCGAGGAAAGCCGCTGAAGTTCAATATCGCTGGCTCGCACGATCTCGCCGCGCGGCACGGCGTGGGTCGCCACAACGATCGTCGGCGGAAGCGCCACTTGGGCGATGACGCTGATCTGCCCCGTTCCATCGGTTGCGTTGACGGTCAGTTGAAACGGCTGCCGCCCGACCCACGGGCGCTGGCCGCCAACGGCCGTGAGGGGCTCCGGTGTGGCGGCGATGGCTTGCGTCTGCTCGTCATTGAGTTCGACGGTGACCTGCCATGCCTCGTCCGCCACTTTTTCCCGCAGATATCGAACGATTGCGTTGCTCGCCATTCGCTGGGCCTGCAAGATCAGCACCTTGTTCGGCCGCCGAGCGATGAGTTTGCTCGCCGCATCGTTCGTGCGAACGACGCTAACTTGGCCCGCGCCCGAAAACTGGTGTTGCGCGAGATTGATGCCGCGGAGATCGAGCAAATCTTGAACGTCGCGCAGCCGCACGAGCATCCGATTGCCGGCCGCCGGGGCGGGCATCAACTCGATGGCCGCCAATTTGCTCGCCTCTTGTGAATCGGCCGCATAGATTTCGGCCAGGTCGCCGAGCAGCAGCAAGCTCTTCGACGTGCGCACCTCGTCGCGGAGTTTGATCTCGGCCGCACGAATGGCGGTTGCAAATAGGGCGAGAAGACCAATGGCGATGGTCGCAGGTTTCATACGTTTAAGCATTGACAGAGATCTTTTGATTTGTTGAAAACGGTTCGCAACTATTGCCGGCGTAAATTGGCGATGTCTTGCAAGATCTGGTCGCCGGCGTTGATTGCTTGCGAGTTCAACTCGAACGACCGCTGAGTGGTTATCAAGTCGATCAACTGCTGCACCGGCTGTACGTTCGACGCTTCGAGCACATTTTGCTGCAGCGTTCCCATGCCGGTTGTTCCGGGAAGCGCTTGCTGGGCCGTGCCCGAGGCCTCAGTCGCTTGATATAGGTTATCGCCGAGTTTGAGCAGCCCTTGCGGATTGATGAACCGCGCAAGCTGGATCGTGCCGACCTGCTGCATCGCCGTGCTATTTGCTTGCTGCACCGACACTTGTCCTTGCGAGCTGATCGAGATTTGCGTCGTGTCCTGCGGAATGGTGATCGCCGGTTCCAGCAGCCGGCCGACGGTGGCCGAACCAAGGACCAATTGCCCGTTCGCGTTGACCGAGAAATTCCCGGCCCGCGTATAAACAGTGCTGCTCGTGACTGGATCGGTCACCTGGAAGAACCCATTGCCTTCGATCGCCACGTCGAGTTGGTTCCCCGTTTGCTGGAATGATCCCTGGCGATAGTCGGTCTGGGTGCTTTCGACCCGAGCACCAGTGCCGAAAGCGATCCCAGTCGGCGTCAGTTGTCCCGCGCTGTCCTGCAAGCCGGGCAAGACCTCGTTGCGGTAGAACAGGTCTTCGAAGTTCGCCCGATCCTGCTTGAAAGCCGTCGTATTGACGTTCGCCAGGTTATTGGCGATTACGTCCAACTTCGACTGGAGCGATTCCATGCCAGTCGCGGCGGTATATAGCGCTTGAATGCTCATGGTTATTTACGTGCGATGTACGAAGTACGAAATGCAAAGTACGAAGTACGGAAAATGTCAAATATCCGTGTTCATCTGTGGCTCATTGGCTTCGTCCGTGGCTCATCAACTCGGCGTCAGCAGCAGGCGCTCGGTTAGGGCGGAGGCCATCGCATCGTGGTTCTTGATCATGCTGATGTTCGCCTCGAATGCCCGCGAGGCCTCGATCAATTCCATCATCTCGGCGGTCGGCTTGACATCGGATTGTTCGAGCGTGCCGCCGAGAACGCTCCGCTGCTCGTCGGCGAGCGGCTGCGGCGGGGCGAGCGGCTTGAAGAGGTTTTCGCCTACCTTGGCTAAATCCCCCAGCGATCGCGGCTGCACCAGCGCAACGTTCTGCTGGTTTCCCTCTTGCACGATCCCGCCAGTGGACGTGAGCTGCCAATCGCCGGCGTCGGGATCGATTTCGATCGGTGCGCCGGAATCGCTTAGCACCGGATAGTTGTCTTGCGTAACGAGCCGGCCGGCCGAAGTCATCATGAAGTTGCCGGCCCGGGTCAGAAAGTCGCCGTCGGGCCGGCGAACCATGAAGAACCCGTCGCCGCCGACCGCCATGTCGGTCGGGTTGCCGGTCCGCTTCATGGTGCCCGGGCTGAAATCCGTCTTGGTCTCGCGCACCGTGACTCCGCCTCCCAAATCATTGACCGATCCGGAGCCGGGCGAATCGGTTCCGCGCTGAATCTCCTCGGAATAGCGGGCCTGAAAGATGGCCAGATCGCGCTTGAAGCCCGTAGTGTCGGCATTCGCTAAATTATTGGCGAGCGCCTCAAGGCGCTTGGTCTGCGCGTAGGCCCCCTCGGCGGAGATGTATAGCCCGTATGGCATGGCCGCGAGAGAAATCGCACGGTGCATGCCCCCCTGAAGTCCGCGGCCTGGAAGAGCAACCGGTGTGCCGAAGTAGGAATGCGGTCGCGGCATAGACCGCAACCAATCCGCAATCCGCCTATCCAGTTGGATTTAAGATCGAATCGATTCGCGACTGCGGCGATTGTCGGACAACGCACCAATCCGCCGCGAAACGCGAATCCTGCCGATCACGGCGCAGATTCGGCCGGTTGATCATCCGCGCATTGATTTGGCCCCGACCATTCCGTCCGCGGTCGCCGACGCCAATGCGACCGGCCCGCTTCAGCGGCCACTCCGCGATTTGGCTGGCGGCGTGGTCGTATCGCCCGCACCATTCCCAGGAGATCCTTTCGCGGTCGGCGCTCGGCCGTCGGGCCCTGGCGCGAAGAGGCCGATGCCATTGGCGGGCACCGGTTTCTTATTGCGCTCGCCGGTCGTGGGGGGCTGGATTGTGCCCGCGACCAGTTCGGGAATGTCCTGCAGCTTGGCGTCGCCGATTTTGCACTTGTCCCAGGCGTCCTCCGAAGCGCGCCAGCCGAGAACCACATCGCAGCCTTTCGCATCGTAGACCCATAGTTCGAAGATGCCGGGCATGACTTCGTCCGCCAGATTGCTATTGCGCTCAACCTCGAAGGATTGTGGGGCTTTGAAATGAATCCGCTTCCAATTTCGAGTCTGCCCTTCAGGCCCATCGGGAGTCTTCGCCGCCACGTCAGTCCAATCGGATTCGGGAGGCCCCAGGATCGCTGCTAACGTGTTTCGCACGATTTCCAGTCCGTCCTTCGGCCGCGGCGCGTCGTGCATCCAGATATATAGAT
Proteins encoded:
- the flgK gene encoding flagellar hook-associated protein FlgK — protein: MSLFSSIQMASNTLQIQQIGLQVAGQNISNASTPGYSREVVDLAAGPSQQVGGLLLGTGVQIHAIQQEVDQFLNQRVRGAASDQTSTALSTQTYQQLESLFGELNSSNLGTSLTDFTSSIAQVLNSPQDVPTRNLAVLKGQTVASTLNNLASQASQLRSHLNDQVIQDAGNINSLLNQVGKLNVQIADAEGGNTTSSQAVGLRDQRDQALSDLSKLINITTTVQPDGTVNVYSGGDYLISEGQVRQVKVDTTSDRGLSAANIRLAATDSKLAINSGEVGGLINSRDQILGGFLDQLDSFAGTLAHEFNKIYSTGQGLNGYSQVTSTTPVDDVNTALDATGLKNSPSSGTFQVLVYNKATGLTQTTNVQVTENGLAGDTSLSNLASQLNSISGLSAATTPEGKLTISTTSADQQVAFAGDTSGTLAALGINTFFTGSDARGIAVNSAVVQDPSTFAASSGGVGVDTNVAQQLAQFQDLPLASQNGATMSNLYDQIASSVTQGSSVAKSVSDSAATFAASLEGQQQSISGVNIDEETVNMLQYQRNFQASAKYIATLSQLLNDLVQL
- the flgN gene encoding flagellar export chaperone FlgN gives rise to the protein MPTQIIAWESELAGLLAELSDIQTELLSVLSDKRHRLLTSDTLAMEALRSREEELIGRLQACQERRLELLAQAAAEGLPANDLKSLAAALPLSQRKNLSPKLREATARMRLLQHHSLTNWVLVQRTLIHLSQVLEIIATGGRLQPTYEKDDSARSGGFLVDRAA
- a CDS encoding rod-binding protein → MSIGSISSMSAASLAESHANHSLAATQRLANQYLSMQPPTGAPGTGAQLADQSQVREKFDAFVGQSFYGQLLHEMHKTVGKTAYFNGGRAEEAFQGQLDQVLSEKMSQANASQFTGQMFELFNAQMQAGNR
- a CDS encoding flagellar basal body P-ring protein FlgI, translated to MALLFTGKQANARTLLKNICHVKGQEENTLQGLGIVVGLKGTGDNANSLPTVRSLARAIQLMGTPTGKRGPLELKEDVKNVGLVIVTATVPPAGARQGDTIDCTVSSIGGAKSLAGGQLFITALQGPQIESERVYAFAQGSIHLDDPKSPTTGKVFKGCRLEEDFFNPFVKDGKITIVLDRNHAEFQVAEDVAELINGQLGFQSHSGELAQAVNQENVVVQIPPQYKDKPVSFVSQVLSLPMLEPQTEARVVINQRSGTVVFGGDVEIGAVVITHKNMVIEIAGPGQSTAPPASRFVPIETSSTPTPKLKALVDTLNTLKVPPEDVIDIVKGLDRDGKLHGQLIIE
- a CDS encoding flagellar basal body L-ring protein FlgH yields the protein MNSIISIGRTKSQTSAALRRGLRVWLVVSLAIKLVIVAAAIFCAARAPGQNSSLFHHDLPANDQDALRLSSSSWLFQKSDPPAQVRLHDLITIYVDEKSAVTSSGQLDRRKTGKYDAQLKNWIHLDGWSIKPSPMSNGQPEANGTLDSQYQADAELQTKDALTFKISAEIVDIRPNGNLIIEAHHKIQVNEDIWVASLSGVIRREDVLPNNSVLSQNIAELMIEKKEVGNVRDGYRRGWLTRLYDRLSIF
- the flgA gene encoding flagellar basal body P-ring formation chaperone FlgA, with the protein product MKPATIAIGLLALFATAIRAAEIKLRDEVRTSKSLLLLGDLAEIYAADSQEASKLAAIELMPAPAAGNRMLVRLRDVQDLLDLRGINLAQHQFSGAGQVSVVRTNDAASKLIARRPNKVLILQAQRMASNAIVRYLREKVADEAWQVTVELNDEQTQAIAATPEPLTAVGGQRPWVGRQPFQLTVNATDGTGQISVIAQVALPPTIVVATHAVPRGEIVRASDIELQRLSSNTSVTGAFQTAEEVVGKEAVKAIAPGQTLDANYVRPQVLVHSGEVVTVYGRNAGIVVRMPARAHENGAHGELVNVESMLDRKSFLARVCGLDEVEVFGGAATTSPAAFTADRENKTTRSE
- the flgG gene encoding flagellar basal-body rod protein FlgG, which produces MSIQALYTAATGMESLQSKLDVIANNLANVNTTAFKQDRANFEDLFYRNEVLPGLQDSAGQLTPTGIAFGTGARVESTQTDYRQGSFQQTGNQLDVAIEGNGFFQVTDPVTSSTVYTRAGNFSVNANGQLVLGSATVGRLLEPAITIPQDTTQISISSQGQVSVQQANSTAMQQVGTIQLARFINPQGLLKLGDNLYQATEASGTAQQALPGTTGMGTLQQNVLEASNVQPVQQLIDLITTQRSFELNSQAINAGDQILQDIANLRRQ
- the flgF gene encoding flagellar basal-body rod protein FlgF; its protein translation is MPYGLYISAEGAYAQTKRLEALANNLANADTTGFKRDLAIFQARYSEEIQRGTDSPGSGSVNDLGGGVTVRETKTDFSPGTMKRTGNPTDMAVGGDGFFMVRRPDGDFLTRAGNFMMTSAGRLVTQDNYPVLSDSGAPIEIDPDAGDWQLTSTGGIVQEGNQQNVALVQPRSLGDLAKVGENLFKPLAPPQPLADEQRSVLGGTLEQSDVKPTAEMMELIEASRAFEANISMIKNHDAMASALTERLLLTPS